A DNA window from Canis lupus dingo isolate Sandy chromosome 2, ASM325472v2, whole genome shotgun sequence contains the following coding sequences:
- the IFI6 gene encoding interferon alpha-inducible protein 6, which translates to MRQKAVSLFLCYLLLFACGGVDAGKRKKDKEDGSEGGGSGFLRALTYTAVGGGLLAAVLPALGFMSTGIAANSVAASLMSWSAVANAGGVPAGGLVATLQSLGTGGGSALMGKIGAFLGYVVHKQLENSEEDEE; encoded by the exons ATGCGGCAGAAGGCGGTGTCGCTCTTCCTGTGCTACCTGCTACTCTTCGCCTGCGGCGGGGTGGACGCAG gcaaaagaaaaaaagacaaggaagatgGCTCGGAAGGCGGAGGCTCCGGGTTCCTGAGAGCGCTGACCTACACGGCCGTCGGAGGAG GGCTCCTGGCCGCCGTGCTGCCCGCGCTGGGCTTCATGAGCACCGGCATCGCCGCCAACTCGGTGGCCGCCTCGTTGATGAGCTGGTCCGCGGTGGCGAACGCGGGCGGGGTGCCCGCCGGGGGGCTGGTGGCCACGCTGCAGAGCCTCG GGACTGGTGGTGGCAGTGCCCTCATGGGCAAGATTGGTGCCTTTCTGGGCTACGTCGTCCACAAACAATTGGAAAACAGCGAGGAGGATGAGGAGTAG